A DNA window from Bacteroides cellulosilyticus contains the following coding sequences:
- a CDS encoding DUF2851 family protein, giving the protein MELLLHYVWKHKIFPLKMLQTTTGEPVEVIDAGLPNTNAGPDFFNAKLKIGGTLWVGNIEVHILASDWMRHGHDKDAAYDNVILHVAETVDCEVFRANGIPVPQLQLSCPESVRQRYDELSHAEIYPPCYSILSSLPKLTVHSWLSALQVERFEQKAHLIATRLERCNNHWEDVFFITLARNFGFGLNGDAFEAWASRLPFRAIDKHRDNLFQVEAFFFGQAGLLDEELPDADGYYLKLQKEFRYLQHKFELSAPMAATQWRFLRLRPGNFPHVRLAQLANLYYKEQSLFSRIMEADTLEVVRKLLTVTTSPYWEEHFNFRKVSSSCEKQVGKNAQNLIVINTVIPFLYAYGLHKADEQLCERATGFLESLKAEDNHIIRHWSGAGLPVSTAADSQALLQLQKEYCDKKDCLRCRFGFEYLRQK; this is encoded by the coding sequence ATGGAACTACTATTGCATTATGTCTGGAAGCATAAAATCTTTCCGTTAAAGATGCTCCAGACCACCACCGGCGAACCGGTTGAAGTGATAGATGCCGGACTACCGAACACGAACGCAGGCCCCGACTTCTTCAATGCCAAGCTAAAAATTGGCGGTACCCTTTGGGTGGGAAACATCGAAGTGCATATATTGGCATCCGATTGGATGAGGCATGGTCACGATAAAGATGCAGCTTATGACAATGTCATTCTGCACGTAGCGGAAACTGTGGATTGTGAGGTGTTTCGCGCAAATGGAATACCGGTGCCACAACTGCAACTATCCTGTCCTGAATCCGTCCGTCAGCGTTATGATGAACTGAGCCATGCGGAAATCTATCCTCCTTGTTATTCCATATTGTCTTCTCTTCCGAAACTAACAGTCCATTCCTGGCTTTCTGCTTTGCAGGTGGAACGTTTCGAGCAGAAAGCTCATTTGATTGCCACCCGGTTGGAGCGATGCAATAATCATTGGGAAGATGTATTTTTTATCACTTTAGCTCGTAACTTTGGTTTCGGGCTGAATGGGGATGCCTTTGAAGCATGGGCCAGCCGTCTGCCTTTTCGTGCGATAGATAAGCACCGGGATAATCTCTTTCAGGTAGAAGCTTTCTTTTTTGGACAAGCCGGATTGCTGGACGAGGAACTACCGGATGCGGACGGGTATTATCTGAAGTTGCAGAAGGAATTTCGCTACTTGCAGCATAAGTTTGAACTGTCTGCTCCGATGGCTGCTACTCAATGGCGCTTTCTTCGCTTACGTCCGGGTAATTTCCCTCATGTCCGCTTGGCGCAGTTGGCAAATCTTTATTATAAAGAACAGTCCTTATTCTCCCGTATTATGGAAGCGGATACGCTGGAAGTAGTCCGAAAACTACTGACTGTCACTACCTCTCCGTATTGGGAAGAGCATTTCAATTTCCGGAAAGTCTCTTCCTCCTGTGAAAAACAAGTGGGAAAGAATGCTCAGAATCTGATTGTTATTAATACTGTCATCCCTTTTTTATATGCTTATGGCCTGCATAAAGCGGATGAGCAGCTTTGCGAACGGGCTACGGGCTTTCTAGAAAGTCTGAAAGCGGAAGATAATCACATCATCCGCCACTGGAGTGGGGCAGGACTACCTGTATCTACTGCTGCCGATTCGCAGGCTTTGTTACAGCTTCAGAAAGAGTATTGCGATAAGAAAGACTGCTTACGCTGTCGCTTTGGGTTTGAGTATCTGAGACAGAAATGA
- a CDS encoding chondroitinase family polysaccharide lyase: MMTKLNLMKPIFAVVCAALLSFSLSAQVVKNDQLLSFEQPELPAGLSATKGTLGISDQHYKDGTHSLRWTFEPGSVLTLQRDLKFEEKDPTGKDTYLSAFIVWVYNTKAQDTTIEFEFLKDGKKCTSFPFGINFTGWRAAWVCYERDMQGTPEPGMNELRIVAPDVKGELFIDHLITASKVDARQQTADVQVPFVNKGTTNHWLVIYEHSLWKPEIALTPVSEKDRQDMQLMEKRFRDMLYTPSKLTEKEMEGIRKKYDFYGITYKNGVVSGLPIFMVRQAEAYERMYPNWDKGMFTKLGMEMNEYFNLMRRIAYAYNNASDTVAKDELKQKFLAMYDHITDQGVAYGSCWGNIHHYGYSMRGLYVAYFLMKDVLREAGKLNEAEHTLRWYAITNEVYPKPTVNGIDIDTFNTQTQGRMASILIMEDTPEKLQYLRSFSRWIDYGCRPALGLAGSFKKDGACFHHRNNYPAYAVGGLDGATNMIYLLSGTGFKVSEIAHETVKNVLLTMRFYCNTKQWALSMSGRHPNGKGQLIPVQYATLALAGTPDGKQEYDPELAAAYLRLVSYTETPDKNAPDYLPKASTAYEQKLKQLFEAQGFRPEPDPQGNLALGYGCVSVQRRDNWAAVVRGHSRYLWAAEHYLDANFFGRYLAHGSMQILTGKPDEMVTFATSGWQEAGFDWNRFPGTTTIHLPFDQLRAKVMNVDTFSGMEEMLYSDEAFAGGLSQAKLNGNFGMKLHEHDKYNGSHRARKSYHFFNGTIVCLGTDIENTNEEFPTETTVFQLAATTPEMHDYWATYKSAGQTYIDPNGVGYYLPKNSMKAAKYEKNFPQVTVGERNPKPTSGDWVSLVLEHGKAPKGASYEYAVLPRTDAASLKAFAKKPSYKVLQQDRNAHIVRSLTDNLTSYVLFETPQALPEEGLLQKADTSCLVMIRENKDKLLLTVSQPDLALYRGPSDEAFDKDGKRIERSIYSRPWIDNDSGEIPVTVTLKGEWKVAETPYCKVISKDKQQTVLQFTCRDAASFDVELKK, encoded by the coding sequence ATGATGACGAAACTTAATCTGATGAAACCTATCTTTGCTGTTGTATGCGCTGCGCTGCTCTCTTTTAGCCTGTCGGCACAAGTTGTAAAGAATGACCAGTTGCTCTCTTTTGAACAACCTGAACTTCCTGCCGGGCTGAGTGCTACGAAGGGCACGCTTGGCATTAGTGATCAACACTATAAAGACGGTACACACAGTTTGCGCTGGACATTTGAACCCGGTTCTGTACTAACCCTTCAACGTGATCTGAAGTTTGAGGAGAAAGACCCTACCGGAAAAGACACTTATCTTTCCGCCTTTATCGTTTGGGTGTACAATACAAAGGCCCAGGATACTACTATTGAGTTTGAATTCCTGAAAGATGGAAAGAAGTGTACTTCCTTTCCTTTCGGTATTAACTTCACCGGCTGGCGTGCTGCATGGGTCTGCTACGAGCGCGATATGCAAGGCACTCCTGAACCCGGGATGAATGAACTGCGCATCGTTGCACCTGATGTAAAGGGAGAGTTGTTCATCGACCATCTGATAACTGCCAGTAAAGTCGATGCCCGTCAGCAAACAGCTGATGTGCAGGTACCCTTCGTTAATAAAGGAACCACCAACCATTGGCTGGTGATTTATGAACACTCCCTGTGGAAACCGGAAATAGCCCTTACTCCGGTTAGTGAGAAGGACAGACAAGATATGCAGTTGATGGAGAAACGTTTCCGCGATATGCTTTATACGCCTTCTAAACTGACAGAAAAAGAGATGGAAGGCATCCGTAAGAAATATGATTTCTATGGGATTACTTATAAGAACGGTGTTGTAAGCGGATTGCCCATCTTTATGGTACGTCAGGCAGAAGCTTATGAGCGTATGTATCCCAACTGGGATAAAGGTATGTTCACCAAGTTAGGGATGGAGATGAATGAGTATTTCAATCTGATGCGCCGGATAGCTTATGCCTATAACAATGCTTCGGATACTGTGGCAAAGGATGAGTTGAAACAGAAGTTCCTGGCTATGTACGACCACATCACCGATCAGGGAGTGGCTTATGGCAGTTGCTGGGGAAATATCCATCATTACGGATACAGTATGCGCGGTTTGTATGTGGCCTATTTCCTGATGAAAGATGTATTGAGGGAAGCCGGAAAGCTGAATGAAGCGGAACACACCTTGCGCTGGTATGCCATCACCAATGAGGTATATCCTAAACCCACGGTCAATGGTATTGATATAGATACTTTCAATACGCAGACGCAGGGGCGCATGGCAAGTATCCTGATTATGGAAGATACTCCTGAGAAGCTTCAATATCTCCGTTCTTTCTCCCGCTGGATAGACTATGGTTGCCGCCCGGCGCTCGGATTGGCCGGTTCTTTCAAAAAAGACGGTGCTTGTTTCCACCATCGCAATAACTATCCGGCTTATGCAGTCGGTGGTTTGGATGGTGCCACAAATATGATTTATCTGTTGAGTGGAACAGGATTCAAAGTCTCTGAAATAGCGCACGAAACAGTAAAGAATGTATTGCTCACCATGCGTTTCTATTGTAATACCAAACAGTGGGCTCTTTCCATGTCAGGGCGTCATCCCAATGGAAAAGGACAATTGATCCCCGTACAATATGCTACTTTGGCATTGGCCGGTACTCCTGATGGAAAGCAGGAATACGATCCTGAATTGGCTGCTGCTTATCTGCGTCTGGTTTCTTATACGGAAACTCCTGATAAGAATGCTCCTGATTATCTGCCGAAAGCATCTACCGCTTACGAACAAAAGCTAAAACAGCTATTTGAAGCACAGGGATTCCGCCCCGAACCCGATCCGCAAGGCAATCTGGCGTTAGGGTATGGCTGCGTTTCAGTACAGCGCCGGGATAACTGGGCAGCTGTGGTACGCGGACATTCTCGCTACCTTTGGGCAGCGGAGCATTATCTGGATGCTAATTTCTTCGGTCGCTACCTGGCTCATGGAAGCATGCAGATATTGACCGGAAAACCCGATGAAATGGTTACTTTTGCAACCAGTGGCTGGCAGGAAGCAGGATTCGATTGGAACCGTTTCCCCGGTACGACAACTATTCATTTGCCATTCGATCAGCTTCGTGCCAAAGTGATGAATGTAGATACTTTCTCCGGTATGGAAGAAATGCTTTATTCCGATGAGGCTTTTGCAGGTGGCTTGTCTCAAGCGAAATTAAATGGCAACTTCGGTATGAAGCTTCACGAGCATGACAAGTATAACGGTTCACACCGTGCCCGCAAGTCTTATCACTTCTTCAATGGAACGATTGTATGTCTGGGTACGGATATTGAGAATACAAATGAAGAGTTTCCGACAGAGACTACCGTTTTCCAGTTGGCAGCCACTACTCCCGAAATGCATGATTATTGGGCAACTTATAAAAGTGCCGGACAGACTTATATCGATCCTAACGGAGTAGGTTATTATCTGCCGAAAAACTCGATGAAAGCGGCGAAATATGAAAAGAACTTCCCGCAAGTTACCGTAGGTGAACGTAATCCGAAACCTACTTCCGGTGATTGGGTTTCATTGGTATTAGAGCATGGAAAAGCTCCGAAAGGTGCTTCCTATGAATATGCTGTCCTGCCCCGTACGGATGCAGCTTCCTTGAAAGCTTTCGCAAAGAAACCATCTTACAAGGTACTGCAACAGGACCGCAACGCCCATATCGTTCGTTCTCTGACTGATAACCTGACTTCATATGTGCTTTTTGAAACACCACAGGCATTGCCTGAGGAGGGATTGCTGCAGAAAGCCGATACTTCCTGCCTCGTCATGATACGTGAAAACAAAGATAAACTTTTATTGACCGTTTCCCAACCGGACCTGGCCCTGTATCGCGGTCCGAGCGATGAGGCTTTTGACAAGGATGGCAAACGTATAGAACGCAGCATCTATTCACGTCCCTGGATTGACAATGATAGTGGTGAAATACCTGTAACCGTTACTTTAAAGGGTGAATGGAAAGTTGCAGAAACTCCTTATTGCAAAGTGATTTCCAAAGATAAGCAGCAGACTGTTTTGCAATTTACGTGCAGAGATGCCGCCAGCTTCGATGTGGAGCTGAAGAAATAA
- a CDS encoding DUF6250 domain-containing protein produces MTHSSFIQILWKCLFLFLPCTILAQERPSLGHWIAEDQSGIMDFTIREDTLELIVPEGLTLWYKDRLTGDYEISYHICMVMNGGKHDRLSDMNCFWAANDPKHPGKLLARSTWRNGVFRNYNTLNLLYVGYGGNDNATTRFRRYYGQFYDVDETRIKPLIKEYTDPAHLLKPNQWYQIQIRVQDNCTTFLVDGEELFRLPLEAGAGDGHFGLRLLQNHVRFTNFRIEHLN; encoded by the coding sequence ATGACACATTCATCTTTCATACAAATTCTGTGGAAATGTCTTTTTCTTTTCCTACCCTGTACCATATTGGCGCAGGAACGACCTTCATTGGGTCATTGGATAGCTGAAGACCAGTCGGGAATAATGGACTTCACCATTCGTGAAGATACCCTTGAATTGATTGTCCCCGAAGGACTTACTTTATGGTATAAAGATCGCCTGACCGGTGATTACGAAATCAGTTACCATATCTGTATGGTAATGAATGGCGGCAAACACGACCGTCTGAGTGATATGAACTGCTTCTGGGCTGCAAACGACCCGAAACATCCCGGCAAACTCTTGGCCCGTTCCACTTGGCGAAACGGTGTCTTCCGCAACTATAACACATTGAACCTTTTATATGTAGGCTATGGTGGTAATGATAATGCCACTACCCGTTTCCGTCGTTACTACGGTCAGTTTTATGATGTAGACGAGACTCGTATCAAACCTCTGATTAAAGAATATACCGACCCGGCTCATCTGTTGAAACCTAATCAATGGTATCAGATTCAGATCCGTGTTCAGGACAACTGTACAACTTTTCTTGTAGATGGTGAGGAACTTTTCCGTCTGCCTCTCGAAGCCGGTGCAGGCGATGGACATTTTGGCTTACGCCTTCTTCAAAATCATGTCCGCTTCACGAATTTCCGTATCGAACATTTGAATTAA
- the lepB gene encoding signal peptidase I, which produces MRKATRAQWVKFAIVTVLYLAFLIWVKSWLGLIVVPFIFDIYISKKIPWGFWKKSENPAVRSVMSWVDAIVFALVAVYFVNIYVFQNYQIPSSSLEKSLLVGDYLYVSKLSYGPRVPNTPLSMPLAQHTLPLVNTKSYIEWPQWDYKRVPGLGKVKRNDIVVFNFPAGDTVATNFQQTDFYTLAYNEGQRLYPNPVNMDSLTRKQQRTVYDLYYNAGRNLIRSNPKMYGDIVVRPVDRRENYVKRCVGLPGDTLEIKDAQVYIDGKPLENPEEMQLNYFVQTTGPYITEDMFRELGISKDDQTLISNEGLLMEMGLTHRDAQGRLAPAYDLPLTKKMYETLSANKKLVSSIVMEPEIFSGQMYPLNLYTKWDRNNYGPIWIPKKGATIKLTEDNLPIYERPIRAYEGNTLEVKEDGIYINGKKTDEYTFKMDYYWMMGDNRHNSADARSWGFVPEDHIVGKPIVVWLSLDKDRGWFDGKIRWNRIFKWVK; this is translated from the coding sequence ATGAGAAAAGCTACTCGCGCCCAATGGGTTAAATTCGCAATCGTCACCGTGCTTTACCTCGCTTTCCTGATATGGGTAAAAAGCTGGTTGGGACTGATTGTCGTACCTTTCATCTTCGACATCTACATCAGCAAGAAAATCCCCTGGGGCTTCTGGAAGAAATCAGAGAATCCGGCTGTACGCAGTGTCATGAGTTGGGTAGATGCTATCGTGTTTGCACTGGTAGCTGTTTATTTCGTCAACATCTATGTATTTCAGAACTATCAGATACCTTCTTCTTCTTTGGAGAAGTCTTTGCTGGTAGGCGATTATCTTTATGTCAGCAAGTTGAGTTATGGTCCGCGTGTGCCAAACACACCACTGTCTATGCCATTAGCACAACACACTTTGCCGCTAGTGAATACAAAATCATACATCGAGTGGCCCCAGTGGGACTATAAGCGTGTTCCGGGTCTGGGTAAGGTGAAACGGAATGATATCGTAGTATTCAACTTCCCTGCCGGAGATACCGTAGCCACTAACTTCCAGCAAACGGATTTCTACACCCTTGCCTACAACGAAGGACAACGTCTCTATCCGAATCCTGTAAATATGGACAGTTTGACGCGCAAGCAGCAACGCACAGTCTACGATCTGTATTATAATGCCGGAAGAAATCTGATACGTTCTAATCCCAAGATGTATGGTGATATCGTTGTCCGCCCCGTAGACCGCCGGGAAAATTACGTAAAGCGCTGCGTTGGCTTACCCGGAGACACACTGGAAATCAAAGATGCACAGGTATATATCGATGGCAAACCTCTCGAAAACCCTGAAGAAATGCAGCTCAACTACTTCGTACAGACCACAGGACCATACATTACTGAAGATATGTTCCGCGAACTGGGTATCAGCAAGGACGACCAAACATTAATCAGCAACGAAGGTTTATTAATGGAAATGGGCTTGACTCACCGTGACGCACAAGGCCGCCTGGCTCCGGCATATGACTTACCACTGACGAAGAAAATGTATGAGACCCTGTCTGCCAATAAGAAACTCGTCAGCAGCATCGTTATGGAACCGGAAATATTCTCCGGCCAAATGTATCCGTTGAACCTTTACACCAAATGGGACCGCAACAACTACGGCCCGATCTGGATACCGAAAAAAGGTGCCACCATCAAGCTGACTGAGGACAATCTGCCGATCTACGAACGCCCTATCAGAGCTTATGAAGGTAATACACTGGAAGTAAAAGAGGACGGCATCTATATTAATGGCAAGAAGACGGATGAATATACCTTCAAAATGGATTACTACTGGATGATGGGCGATAACCGCCACAACTCAGCCGATGCCCGTTCGTGGGGTTTCGTGCCGGAGGACCATATTGTAGGTAAGCCAATTGTTGTCTGGTTGTCACTCGATAAGGATCGTGGCTGGTTTGATGGAAAAATCCGTTGGAACCGGATATTCAAGTGGGTAAAATGA
- the lepB gene encoding signal peptidase I — protein sequence MNKAWKITGAIIGIILVVVLLRGCVMTSYLIPSSGMENSLFQGERILVNKWSYGLRLPLMALWNYHRWRDNPVQKEDIIVFNNPANLSEPVISRRETFISRCIGVPGDTLLIDSLFSVIPSEKNAPDQKFLYTYPREKEKQLDSLLTLLSICNNHLMGQDSVKNVRSFSRYEYYLLEQAMNGNCWIKLLNEGDSIEALRPLIVPGKGKPVRVYPWNRTLLRNTLVLHENKQAEIKNDTLYIDGKPVQHCYFTKDYYWVGANNSINLSDSRLFGFVPKDHIIGKASLIWFSKKTETGLFNGYRWKRMWKTVR from the coding sequence ATGAATAAGGCTTGGAAAATAACGGGAGCAATCATCGGAATAATACTCGTTGTGGTGTTACTTCGGGGTTGCGTTATGACTTCCTATCTTATTCCTTCTTCGGGTATGGAGAATTCTTTGTTTCAGGGAGAGCGTATTCTGGTAAATAAATGGAGTTACGGTCTGCGTCTTCCCCTTATGGCATTGTGGAATTATCACCGTTGGAGGGACAACCCTGTACAAAAAGAGGATATCATTGTTTTCAATAATCCGGCTAATCTGTCAGAACCTGTCATTTCCCGGCGCGAAACATTCATCAGTCGATGTATCGGCGTACCGGGAGATACCTTATTGATAGACTCCCTGTTCTCCGTAATTCCATCAGAAAAAAACGCTCCCGACCAGAAGTTTTTATATACTTATCCACGAGAAAAAGAAAAACAGCTGGATTCATTACTTACACTATTGTCCATATGCAACAACCACCTGATGGGACAAGATAGCGTAAAAAATGTACGTAGCTTCAGCCGTTATGAATATTATCTGCTGGAACAGGCGATGAATGGCAATTGCTGGATAAAGTTACTGAATGAAGGAGACTCCATAGAAGCCCTGCGCCCGTTGATCGTTCCCGGCAAAGGTAAACCGGTGCGTGTATATCCGTGGAACCGTACTTTACTACGCAACACACTTGTACTGCATGAGAATAAACAAGCTGAAATAAAGAACGATACTTTGTACATTGACGGGAAGCCTGTACAGCATTGCTATTTCACCAAGGATTACTACTGGGTAGGTGCTAATAACTCTATCAATCTCTCTGATTCCCGCTTGTTTGGCTTTGTACCCAAAGACCACATCATCGGTAAAGCTTCGCTCATCTGGTTTTCCAAAAAGACAGAAACAGGATTGTTCAATGGTTATCGTTGGAAAAGAATGTGGAAAACGGTAAGATAA
- a CDS encoding WbqC family protein — MKTIYLSSAYLAPVEYYVKLVAYDKIFIEQHDHYVKQTYRNRCTIAAPDGELALSIPTVKPDTLKCPLKDIRISDHGNWRHLHWNALSSAYNHTPFFEYYRDDFQPFYEKKYKFLVDFNEELCHLVCSLIDIQPDMERTTSFQSSFAPDEDDFRERIHPKKDYKEEDPDFIVRPYYQVFQERLGFLPNLSIVDLLFNMGPESLLVLQKSF; from the coding sequence ATGAAAACTATATATCTCTCTTCCGCCTATCTGGCACCCGTAGAATATTACGTCAAGTTGGTGGCATACGATAAAATCTTTATCGAACAGCACGATCATTATGTGAAGCAAACCTACCGCAACCGTTGCACCATTGCAGCACCCGATGGCGAGTTAGCTCTCTCCATCCCTACCGTCAAACCCGATACTCTGAAATGTCCCCTAAAAGATATCCGCATTTCCGATCACGGCAATTGGCGTCATCTGCACTGGAATGCTTTATCATCGGCTTATAACCATACTCCTTTTTTCGAATATTATAGAGATGATTTCCAACCTTTCTACGAGAAGAAATATAAGTTTTTAGTTGATTTCAACGAGGAATTGTGTCATCTGGTCTGCTCACTGATAGATATACAGCCGGACATGGAACGTACTACTTCATTCCAAAGCAGTTTTGCACCCGACGAGGATGATTTCCGCGAGCGTATCCATCCCAAAAAGGATTACAAAGAAGAAGATCCGGACTTCATAGTCCGGCCTTATTATCAGGTTTTTCAGGAACGTCTCGGCTTCCTGCCGAATCTGAGCATCGTCGATCTTCTTTTCAACATGGGACCTGAGAGCTTACTTGTGTTGCAGAAGTCATTTTGA
- the dapB gene encoding 4-hydroxy-tetrahydrodipicolinate reductase — MKIALIGYGKMGKEIEKIALSRGHEIVSIIDVNNQEDFNSDAFKSADVAIEFTNPMVAYSNYIKTFEAGVKLVSGSTGWMDKHGEEIKKLCTQGGKTLFWASNFSLGVTIFSAVNKYLAKIMNQFPAYDVTMSETHHIHKLDAPSGTAITLAEEILENLDRKDHWVKGTLQAPDGSVSGSAECATDEIPVSSIREGEVPGIHVIRYESEADSIILTHDAKNRKGFALGAVLAAEYTADKQGYLGMSDLFPFLK, encoded by the coding sequence ATGAAAATAGCATTAATCGGTTACGGTAAAATGGGTAAGGAAATTGAAAAGATTGCCCTCAGTCGCGGACACGAGATTGTCAGCATCATCGACGTAAACAACCAGGAGGATTTCAACTCAGACGCTTTCAAGAGCGCAGACGTTGCCATAGAATTCACAAATCCGATGGTGGCCTACTCCAATTATATAAAAACCTTCGAAGCCGGAGTGAAGTTGGTTTCCGGCAGTACCGGATGGATGGACAAACACGGCGAGGAAATCAAAAAGCTTTGTACCCAAGGAGGCAAAACGCTGTTCTGGGCATCCAATTTCAGCCTGGGCGTGACCATTTTCTCTGCCGTGAATAAGTATCTGGCAAAGATTATGAACCAGTTTCCTGCCTACGACGTGACGATGAGTGAGACACACCATATTCATAAACTGGACGCACCAAGCGGTACGGCCATCACGCTTGCCGAAGAAATACTGGAAAATCTCGACCGTAAAGATCATTGGGTGAAAGGAACTTTGCAGGCACCGGACGGAAGTGTTTCCGGCTCTGCCGAATGTGCAACAGATGAAATTCCTGTCAGTTCCATCCGCGAAGGTGAAGTACCGGGCATTCATGTAATCCGTTACGAATCGGAAGCAGACAGCATCATCCTGACACACGATGCCAAGAATCGAAAAGGTTTTGCACTGGGTGCAGTTCTTGCTGCCGAATATACTGCCGACAAACAAGGATATCTGGGAATGAGCGACTTGTTCCCGTTCCTGAAATAA